The DNA region GAACGAACATTCCTGAAGCGCAAACGCGTACAGAAGAGGGTGACATTTACACGTAGTTTATTTCGCGGTGGCTTCGACAGGAAACGAGCCTTTATTTCTCACACACATTGgggacggaagaaaacgtcAGTTCACCACACGAGAGACCGTATCACAAGAAGCTTCGTTGCTTTCATGCAGCAGCCTCGCCGCGTCCGTTCTTCTGTTGGTCTACCGAGACTCGGACAAAAGGCGTGTGCAGTCACCCTGAATCGTTGACTTAAAGTTTACACAAACAAGCGGTGAAAAGTAACGCAAAATAGCAACCGTGAGTGTAACAAAAATTCAGCGCAGGCACCATCATGTAGGCGAACCAAGGAAAAGTCTATACAGACGTGTAGAATTCCGGGTACCCAAACCCGTATATTATACAGACAGACTCGAGAGGACAGGGTAAAAACCTATGGTTTGTGCGAGCACCGTGATACATAGGCGGAAGACACTTATTACAGTGTTTCATTTGTTACCCGGAGCTTCTCCTGCCGAAGTATAGCAGGCTCCTCAGGGCGCAATCATAACGATGGAGCCATCCCTGTATCAAGACTTACAAGCTCCTCAATGTGAGAGATGGACACATCATGAGCTAATGCAAAGTGATCAGTTGGACGTGTGACACATCCAGTTATAGAGAAAgtgcaggaagagagaacacgaatGCAGAACATGAAGGGTTCCCTCCTCTATATGACGTCTGAAAAACAGCCCATTATACAGCTGTGAAAAAAGGTGAACATCGAAAGGCGTCAGGTGTAGGGAGAATGGGCCGGGCCTCCAACGGGAAGTGTGAAACTTCCCCAGTATTAAGACTTGATTTCCAAAGGGGAAAGGCTACCAGATGGAGAGAAGTCAGGATAAAAGGAAGTGCTCTTAGTGGACTGAAACGCCGGAAAAACGTATGCCCCACCAAAGGTAGTACAGgaaatacatacatatacacgaTAGCACAAAATGATTGGACACGCAGCGCATGCTGCTGTAGAAGGTGGCAGGCTATCAGTTTCTTTCCTGAATATCGGAAAGGATCGAAATGGACAGTGAATCCACACAGCTTCACATGGCTCTACCCTGGTCGTGTATCGTGGGAAAATATAGTTATATCAACACATAGCATCAAGTTTTTTAGATGACTCGAGTCGCGTGGTCCCGGTATCTAGCCTTGCATACAGCGGGCCTCTCTCAAAACAAATGTTGAATGAACGGAGTCATGACACTCTGAACAAGTTTATTTTGGATAAGGTTCGCGTGGTGCCATCCAGCAGCGTGcccgtcgtttctctccactccgcGCCTCCCGTCACTTCGCTTGCATGCTACGCTTCCTCCCGCGCGATGCCGAGGACAGGTTGAGGGATGATACAGCTCGTCCCGTATCAAAAAAGAAACGAGCTAGGAGTTAGGCGAAACATCAAATAAAGGAGACCTTCGAAACTATCCTCATCGGGCACATGGTGCCGGCAAAtttgtatatacatatataatcCTACTGATAACTTGGCCCGACGGCTGATGGCGAAAAATGGGTCAGGACTTGTAGGGTGCAATTGTTCACCAGGACAAGGAACAGTGCGGTATTCGAATGAAAAAAGAACGTGAGCCCTTTGCGATTTCGCGGGGACGTTCGAAGAAACGAGGTAAGAGGCGGCGGTCTCTCTATTGTTTCCTACAATACCTGCCCTACACCCACTTTTTTACTCACGAAAATTCAAGGTCTTCCCTGCGTGGTGGACTCTTGTGTACCGAAGGAAACATCCTGCTGCTCGTGTGcggtttttctgcttcctaTCTAGAGGTGGACAAGCTCAAGAAGGAAATCCATCTATCCCTACGCATGCAAGCATGTGCAGAAGTAAGCAAATACGggcatacacatatgtacaGAATACGGCACATATTGGCGTAGAAATAAACGTATGGAACGCTAGATGTCCGGGAGAATAACGATCGGCGGCCCCCGATCATGAGGTGCATGGACCAAACACAGGCAACCGCCTGCAATGGACCCGAAATAGGAAAACATTGGTACAGCAGCTCCGAGTTCGTGGACGCGATATGACTTATCACTATTCCTTCATAACTCAACGGCATCCTTCACTTGGGCTCGCCATATGAAGTACATCAACGGTGACTTGAGAGCGTTCGTCTAGTTGGTCGCAGCCTCGAAATCGATCCCAGCAAGCACAGAAAAGGACGCGCAGgtccggagaagacgcctgGGAGCTCGTCccgacgaaaaaaaaactcTCTCCAgacgcccccccccccccgtcaCTGCACTTTGGTGCCACCCCGAAAACCTTTTTTAGCTGAAACTGTCGTTGCTCCTCCCGTGACTGCGTTTGCACACAAACGCTCCCTTCCGACGCGTGCCATCCGCGCTTCTGCCAGCAGGAAGAGCTCTCTGTTAAGACTCGTCTTGTCTGCCGGCGTTGCACCACCGAACGTgccgtcgttttccccttcacAGAGCATACGCCGCTGGGGGAACTTGCTAAACAGCAACATCGTGACGAGACCAGCGCGTTCGAAGCTAATGAACCTAACGCCAGACAACAATTCACAAGTCTCATAATTTCGGGCCGTCTCGTAGCCGCCTGTTCCGTCCTTGGTAAAACTCGGCATAGGTTTCTCGGGTCACTTGCCACCGGATGCCTCCAGGTGTACTGACACCTCAGGAGCAGCTGGCGGTGTCGCTATCGTGTCATTTAACCCAATGACTGTAGCCTCGGGGACTCCAGCTTTCTGCATTGTAGGTCCAGTGAGTTGGTTCTGGGAATAGAGGAGAGCACTGATGAGAAGGTCTCCGAGGTTGACAGACGAGGCCGTAGCCACAatggcgaagaggagaaaaaccaaagcaggcaggaagaagggaagtgAAGAGTCTGAGAACCCAAGCCGTGCATATCCGAGAGCTGTGACGTAACAGTACGCGGTAAGTCCGACCACTTGTATGGCATTTGAAAAGAAGAGTTCGACTgtaagaggaagaagacggaggatggggaagaggaggaggtAAAGAATGAGGCCAAAGACAAGATACAGGAAGGAGGCATTCCAGTGAACATcaaaacaaaagagaaactCAGGGCGGGGGCCTGAAGTTGAAGACGGGGACAaattccttccttctcgtgaCCGTGAGGAAATAGTCCCTGTTCGGGAGTGAGAATGACGGGGACGATTAAGAAGAATAAAGTAGTTtaggagaggaagaacaaacGACGAGAGGAGCAAGTAGACAGGGGGAGCGAGAGATGTAAATAGGAACCCTAGAGCCGATTGAGAGAAGGCCAGAGCGTACACGACACCAGTgaccagaaagaagaagaagagcagcAGGAGAAAGCCTGGGTCATCTCGGGCGTAAtagtttttctgtttcttccgaATACTGGCAAACTCATACACTTTGCGAGGCGAAAACAAAAGCAGATAAAACTGAGCAAGCGAGAACTGCAAATCCATCAAAGAAAGATGTGCAACCCTGTGACAGAAATTCGATAGGAAGGACGTGAGGGTGGCGGGAGGGAtcagagagggaaagcaggGACACCCTCCCCTGTGATACGTCGGCAGCATTGTGGATACGTAGATGGCGAAACGGGAAGTGCATCAGCAGGCGACAGCAAGACAGCCAACGCCGAAACGACAGTGCTCACAGTTCCCCGCTgaacaagacgagagaggaataGATGTatgacgaaaaagaagggaagcaaaCGAGAGGCGAATTCGGATTGACGATAGGTCGGAGAACGAGGGGTGCGTCCACTATCAAGCATTGTTCCGTGACACAAGAGCCACCTGCTCTACGCGTCAATGGCAGCCGCCATTcatcctttcttctctctcacatCGGCGTCCAGGAACAACATCTTGCGAGAAACCACTATGTGTTGATTTACCCACCATCTTTCAAAGAATTACACCGCGAGAAAAATGTTGAGCCCTTCGCGGGGTTTCCTGTGCAGACACGCTTTTTCTGCGCGTCGCAGTGCATCCCATTGTTGGCATTCCTCTTCAAATGACGGCGGAGAAGACAACACGAAGGAAATGGCTTATCTCACCGGTCGACGCCGTTCTTGCCGCGTCAGCACTTAGAAACGGTAACAGCCCATTACTCAGACATCCGCACACCTGAACAACAGGACCTATTTCCGTAGAGTGTCGCTACACTCACGAGACGAATCCATGCACTGGATTCCCAGCGTGCGACGATTGGCTGCGACTGGCCATAAACGTGAGGTCGTTCACGAGTGCAGGAGTAGCCACTCTACCAGATGATACACAAGACTCAGCAAGACCAACAAAATAGCAGACTATGCACGACACTCTGAGATACTGTAGTGTAAGGAAATCTTTACTTGTCTGGGGACGACTGTCCTGAACTGTCCTTCCGGCGATGTCGGATTCGCACGTCGCTGCCTACGATCCTGACGCATACGGGGGCTGAAAGCCAAGGAAAAACCTGATGTAGAACGTCAGTTGACACACAAACACCTAAGACAGTGccagaaacgggagaaggtTTCACGAGCCAATAGAAAAAAGAGTTACAGTGGCGCATGCGCTCATGAGTAGAGAGGATGAGGTGAGACAACTGCTTAAAACCCCTGGAACCcaagggggaaaagggaaggaacCAAGGAGCGCGAGTGGAAAACATCCGTCAGATGTATAATGGAATATTCGTATGCTGAGAGATCTGCGGTGCCACTCGTTGGTCCACGACACAATCATGATCCGCATGCAATACAGCTCGCTGGACAGCCGGCGAAGTGAGCGGTTTGTGCAGCTTGCGCTCACAGCAGCAAGCGAGGAGGTCGTCGATAGCTTTTCTCAATCGAGAATTAGTGAACTCATCCGATTGAGGCATCTCTAGGGTTTGTTGTTGCATAAGAATCACTCCATACAGTGAACAGTATCTAACCGAGATGCTCTAACAACAACAACAACAAATACAGCACCGCGGCCCGTTAGCGTTGGGTGGCAGTCTCCTGTCCGATGTGTGTGCTCGAAGGCCGTGAGTCAGGTATATCCGATGAAGCTAGTAAATACACCAAGCTACGGATGAAACGCGAAACTCCGAGTACGATGGCGAAATGTGCTCCTTTGTATGAATCTAATCATACCGGCGCGGTCGGTGGTACCCTTATCGTCGGGTTTGCTGTGGTGAACACACCGTTCAACCCAGGCAACCATCGAACTCCGAATATACATTGATAGAATAAACAGAATATTTTCCAAATATCCAACGTACCAAACGTGGCACTGGAGTAATGGGTGAGCCAAATAGCCACAATGAAGTGGGCACGCCGTAGCTGTAGGGTAGTTACTTGCGTCTCATACCATTTCCGAGTTACCCACAATAAAGTGCTTTACCACTGCTGTACACCAGTACGCCGAACTCATGACATATAAACATAAAGGTGGTCAGTGTACGTTAGGGACTATATCTTACACATGTGACTTGGGCGCCAGCTTCTGTAACGCTCTTCGAAGCAGCAGCACTGTCGTAGGCTTGTGTGATACCAACTAACGTCGCCTCTAGTTGTTCACCCCGCATCTAGTTTCTTCAGTAATCCATTATTCACGTGAGCCAAATGTCTCCATCCTTCTAGTGGACCTGCACGGCGATGACTCCAAAACGCAAAGCGAACTGTTTTTCTGATGTCCATTCAACTACCTGAATCACGATGCTTACCAAGAGAACAACACGATTAGGCAGGTCCCATGAGTGCCTTTTCCTCAAGCGAGGCAAGGTACCGTGTCTACGTAACTGATTTGCCTCATATTTGCACGTGGAGCATCGTATGGCTTGTGGTGTACTTCCCGCCGCGGGAAGGATTTTCACGCGCCAGGGCAGCTGCCTTTTATGGATGTTCATCACTTTGAGTGGCCTCTATTTttcgcagctgctgcgggTTGGCTCTCATGGTTATGCCATTGTCAATCTATCTTTCAACGCTGCAGTAAGGTCACTCTCGCCACATTTCTACGCATTTTTCTTCATGGATGCAGCGACCGTGCACTCGCCCTTCAATTTCATTCTCTCGAAGACATATGCCTCCCACAATGTCGTactgaagaagacgccagTCCTTCGGAGCGCTATTACGAGTCCACAAAAGATGATATCTTTGGGACCCAACAAAAACTTCCGCGATACGCAGCTGTttgagaaaaagcgaaggaTGCGTGTTGGCTCCGCTTATGAAATCATCGGATCACTGCAGACCTCTACATAGGCTATAAGCCTGTGTAGGGTTAACAGGAGCGCTTGAACGAAACCGACCGTACCTGACTTCCGCTGACAAAGTGTGCAAGGACCAAGGGCTGCCGACGGTGAGTGCTGACACTCAAACTGCACTGCCAAAAATGTCAAGCTACGCGATTCTTATTGCCAAGCGAAATTGTGAAACCGAGACTTCCGTGACTGATGACCGTTCTTTGAACCAATACACGACGAACGCTACTTTAAAACATCGTATAATACAGTCTCTTGATAGTTCCCATTATTTCGGTTTCAACAGGAGATACCCACTACATGGCGGTATCAGGAAAGATGATTGCTGACTCAGCTCGTAGAACAGCGTGGCGCATGATAACTCATAGCTCGCCTGAAGAATGGAGAAAATACCCCTGCTGACGCTCCTGTTGTCACCCTTCTAGCTGCCGGCCAACACCGGTGCCCACGACGTGATATTTCGGCGCAGGAAGGCAACTTCGGAATTAATGTGCGCAGTCAAAATCTACGCGTATTCAAATGGCTATACGGACGACGCTTGGCCAATATAGGTAAGTAACCTTTTCCTAGACGGAAACACAatgaagggaaaaagacgcagtCGACGATACTGCTGTCTTCACCGACTTGCAACACAGATCACTGCTGCAGCATCAAGCTCTACTTGTAGCAATGTCTCACATATCCGTGCAAATATCTTGTGTCGCCCCtacacagagaaaacagcagGCGATAGCCAGGATGCAGCGCAAGCACCAGCACAAGCAAACAAACGGAACAAAGCGTCACATCTTGCCTTCGCCGGATAGGAAGTTAACGGAAACGGCCGCAATTTGCTGGCTGCAACACGTCGATGGAAGGGCGTCTCTGTCGGGGTTTCATACAATCGACTCGAATCTCGCGGGACTCGGCGTCTCtcacgagaaacagagagacgagtcTCGACGAGTGCGAAGTAGGCAAGGCGATAACAAGAAAGTTCGTATGTTCCTTTCCGTTGTGTAGGCACTGCTGGGCAAACTATGTGTAGTTAAATGGGTGCAAGGTTGTCCGTGCAAAGGCACCATCAGAGACCTAAGAAGGCTTTTTTTCGTAATAGTCGCAAACGGATGCGGCGCAACTCAGCTCCCCTGCGGTGGACGGTTGGGATTATATCTGCAACTGGCGCACGGCCTCACAATCGATTCGATTCATATACCGCGTCGCAATAGGCAATCGACGAGACGGGATGAAATGTGGCTACACTGAAATCATTTTTTTTCCCTACGTGAACCatgcgtttcctccctttgtttttttctctttgtgcCTGGTCAAAGGGAAAGTTGTCCCTTTCTGCTTTCCAGTAGGATGATAGTGTGTTTGTTGTGCAGCTCCGTTACACGTGCTGGTCAGTCCAGCGGTCTGAGCCCCTGAACAAGAAGATACCAGCGGGCGGTCTCGGTTTATTTCGCGTTTGCACTGTTTTTTCCACGGTGTCGTTGGGACCTTGCCCCCATGTGTTTCACTCTGAAGCAGCGTAATTGAGAGAGCTTTGGTAAAGGCGTAGTATCTTCCTCGTCACGCGTGCGTACTGCCCCTGAACGGCTGCTAGAGATGTTGGATCAGGTGCTGGAGACGCCGTTTCGAGTTGCGGTTATCagttttctgtcgctctaCCAGGAAAGAATCCTGTGCAGCGCGTAGGATTTGAGTACGGCCTCATTTCCACATCATCGGCGCAGGTAGGAGAATGTGTTGTTGTTTGCAGCAGGAAGTACTCGTGCCAGGCTTCGTTTTGCTGATCCTTGCCTCGAGGGACATGTGTCGCCTGACTGACGTCGTGTTTACGTCTATGTAAACatagaaagaaaaaggacgcgTGGCGCTGTTTTGAATTTTCGTCGCCAACACATCAATGATGGCGATTTCGCTGACAGCAGGGGCCACAAGAGGCTGTCGGTCTGTAGCGGATTGGTATACGTTTTGCCTGCGCTCTACTGATAATTAGTCCCCATGTAGTAGTTTCGTCCGTATTTGATTCGTATGACCGCCGGTGACAGCTCTCATCGTACATCTTTCCGGGTTGTGTCGCCGACTCTCATAAAGGAAAACCCCTCTTAATGGTGTCGTCGTGAGCAGTAGGGCATCTGGCTGAGCTGTGGTGTGGTGCGCGTGCGTTTTACCGCAGGCGTTTAGGACTGACTGCGTGTAGTCGTCGTCGTGCGGGTTCGTTAATCTCAGAATAGAACAGGTTTCATGATCTGCTCAATCATGGGAAGctggcggcgagagaggccggcGCGGCCATCAGATCAACAATGGATTACAGAGTGGAGACAAATTGGGATCGTGGGTGTAGCAATTTTGCTGGTTCTTGTGGCAGAAAGCAGTTTGCTCGCAACCGGAATTAACCCGAAGACTAGGTCCGGCGGATCGCAGACTTTGAGTGCTAGCACTCCACAGAATCCCTTCCAAACCCCAGAGCTGAAAGCCTTCCTAGAGAGATACAACGTAACCCTTCACCACCGTAAGTGCCTGTCAATGCAGCTCGCGTCAGTCAGACTCTGGACATGGGTTGAGCTTGAACTGTTCATTAGCTGCCCGTATTCAGTCACGCTGTTTCTACCAGAAAAGTagtcgagaggcgcgacacTGCGGAGGTGTGCTGGACCCCTGGAAAGAGGCCGTGTCATAACGTGTTGAAAACATTTACTATAGCATAGCGTTTGGCATGGCGGTCTTGAAAAGCTGTTCAATTCGGTTGTTGGATGCTGGTGTGTTTTCCCCGTGGGCGGCGGGAAAGGACCGTGAAGGTGTGGTACAATGCCCAGGTGTTTGCAGTAACGGTCTACATGCTGAATGACACTGAAAACACTTATCTAGGTGTACAGTAACCCGTCAGGGAGACGAGCACAGTGCGGCGGACACACCAGTTATGGGACGAACGACTCTGACATCACTGATTTGATTGAATTGCCATCTTCCTTCAAACACCACAAAGAATATCAAACTCGGAGATTTTTTGGGATCGTTACGTGTATACTAGAATTACTCCTGCATTCTTACGATCCCATTCTTGCGATTCCTGTAAATGTTTTTGCAGAATCTGGTGTTAACGTCGACCTTGGCCAGGACAAGGAAGTTGATGGCAAATTATATCGGGAGGCTGCGGGGTTGTGCCCCGTGTGGGGAAAGTACATTCAACTTCATCAGCCGAACCGTCCTCCATACAAGAACAACTTCTTGGAAGACATTCCGACTGAAGCGGAATACCAGAAGTCAGGAAATCCGTTGCCCGGAGGGTTCAACATGAATTTCGTGACGCCTGCCGGTCAACGAATTTCACCATATCCGATGGAACTTCTTGAAAAAAGTAGCAAAAGTGAGAAGTTGTGGAGCTATCACACTGGATGATGTGTTCTGTCCTTGTTTTCTTGGCGGTCCGTTTATCGAGTCCATTGGTGTTCCGGTTCGCTGTGTGTGGGCAGTACTTGCTATTCTGGAAAGTGATACTGCGCAAGGCACTTTGTATTTCATGTGTCAAGTAGTAATGTAGCTTACACCCTAAACCTAATGCATATTATTTCTGGCATGTAAACATGAAGTACAGTAGAGAgttcgtttcctgtttttttaTGCGGTGCTGGAGGACTACAGACTTTCTGCTTCCCTATGGTTAAGTACGTGTGTTCCCGTCTCATCACAGATGGTTAAGAGGCGTGTATCTGAGTTTCCCTACATGGCCCCAGTGTCAAACTCTGGTGTTACTGGGCTATCATGATTTGTGGAATTTCGATGTCATAAGCCGTTTCACTGTCAGCCTACTGCGTAGATCATCTCGGAGCCGGGTGAGACTGAACTGCGCGAGCCACCGACTGAACACAAGATACATTGTTTTCGGTTATACGTTGTTCTTTTTCACGCCATACCGATGGAGGATCAGTATCTTTGAGGGCAAACTTCGGCATGAAGGCTAAATTTGCGTTTGTGCTTGTGCGATTGTGTTTTCCAGTCAAGGCGAGTACAGAGCTTGGGAAGTGCGCCGAATTCGCCTACAAGACGACTGCTATGGATAAAAGCAATCAGGCGACTCAGTACCGCTATCCATTTGTGTATGACTCTAAGCGGCGGCTGTGTTACATCCTTTCCGTATCGATGCAGCGAATGGAGGGCAGTAAGTACTGTTCTACCAACGATGACCCGGTTAATCTCACATGGTATTGCTTCGAGCCCCAAAAGAGTCCTACGGCGAATCATAATCTCATCTTCGGATCGGCCTACGTTGGAAAAGACCCAGATGCGTTCCTCACTAAATGCCGTAAGCTACACGTTTTCACACCTTTCGCGAAACACATTTGCTTCCCGTATAGATCTTCTGACTCCGTTTTTCTTATTCCGAGGGGAGCCATCCGTTTCGCCTGAAGCTCTTCTAGGTATTTTTCACCGCTCTGTGTCAGAACTTGTGGTGAGATGTGCCCTTTGTCTATGCTTCGCGCCAGCCAGAGCAACCTAAGAACTTTGTTGGTATGCGGTTTCGTTCCTTTGTGTTCAAAATCCGGAATTCTCCTTAGTGTTTCACGTCTCACAGCTATGGGCATTTGCTTTGTTTGACTCGCAGCAAACCAAGCTCTTAAGGGGTACAGATTCGGTCATTGGACAAACGGTCGGTGCCACGATTACACTGAGCTGGCCGACTCGTGGATAGAAGCTGTGGATTCAAAGGCACAGTGCTGGGTCAAAACATTTACAAATGATGAGGTTGCCAGTGACCAACCCCGGACGTATCCACTGACATCGCAACATTCGTGGAACGATTGGTGGCCTGTCCACGAAAAGGATCAACCTCACTCAGGTAAGCGTTTCTGCTCAACCTAGCAGTTGTTATTGTCGGTTCATCATTCCGAATGTTGTGTCGGTGCCACTTCCGCTGCTTTACCCGGTGCTTGCAAAGGCACTTCCGGAGTCTGTGCTGTGATATCTTTGGATATAAGTCACATGGCAATCGGGGAACGCCACAGAAATAGCGGTTTTTCGTCTCTACGAATGTTAAATAGGAACGCGTTGTTTGTTGTGCGTGCACGTTCCATGCAGGTGGCGACGGGCGTAATTACGGTTTTTTTTATTTTGACAGCAACGGAAAGGGCAAGTGTGCGCTCTCTCACAAAGCACCCGACTGCCTGGTTTCGGATTCTAAGGCCGTGTCCTATACAGCACTGGGGAGTTTGTCCGAAGAGACGCCTGATATAATCATTCCGTCAAATCCATCTGTCAATCCTTCCACACCCGATGAGGCACTACAGTGTAGGAGCTCGGAGTTCCCCGAGACGTTCGGTTCCTGTGACGTTCAAGCTTgcaaaagacagaaaacatCTTGCGTTGGTGGGCAAATTCAAAGTACAAGCGTCGACTGCACCGCCGAGGAACAAAACGATTGTAAGGTTATGATGCTTGTGGCCTAGTTGCCAGCTGGTGCTTTTTAGTCGGCAGCTGTGACAGCATTGCGGAACAAGTTCATTCCAGCGATATTTTCTCTCTGATAGCGTCACCTGACGTGTAGGGTTGTGTAAGTGTTTAAACCTCCCCAAGATACAGATAACTATTTTTTTCTCGTGTAGCCTCCTCGCAGCCCCGCGTATAGGCCTGCCGCACTCCGATGCAGAAAAAACTGCTTTTGCTGTTCTGGTAGTAAATTGCTTTTCGGTCCGCCTTCAACAATGTGGCTTCAGGCGGCTCTAATACGGCATTGATTGCCGGGATGGCTATAGGAGGCGTTCTCATCAtgggccttctcgccggaAGTGGCTACTACTACTCTAAGAGGTGAGTCCAGTCTACACCCAGCTGTGTGATGATTGAGGAGATTCGCTGCGGATTCGTGATGCCTCGACGCGAACTTCTGAGTGCACGCAAAAAAATGTGAATCGGAAAAGCCTGCTTCCTAGTTTATTCAAAACGTGCCGCACCTTAGCGCACTGGCTTCAGCTAGGAAGGGATTTTTCGTGGCTCCTGGCGTGACCATGGTTACAGGCATGTCGCTGATCGTCTCCGTTTGTTGGTAACAGGTAGACGCTTGATCCATGTCAGGAATGTGTACGGCGCAGATCTATGTCTTGCATATTACTTTGATACAGTATACGTCAGCCACTTGTGTCACCGAGGCGCTGAAGAGTGTTGCGGTGCATGAATTTTCAGACTGAACACAAACCAAGGCGTCCCTGCAGTTGATCATGACCATGAGTTTCAAACGCAGAGAAATGCTCAGAAAAAGCGGCCAAGCGACCTCATGCAAGAAGCAGAACCGTCGTTTTGGGATGGTGAGTCTGTATGAGCGGTAAAACGCCGTTTGATTCGAGACTACGAGTTACGGCAGTGAATTCATGGTACTGCGGTGGCGATGTGGCGCAGAATTATTTCGGTCAGTGCTGCGATAGGTTTAGTCGAAAGCAGGACAATGCACGAAGAATTACGAAGAGTCGCTGTGATGTTTATTGAAAGCACGGATTCGTAGATGGGTGGCATTCCAAAAAGGGCGACGCCCACTGTGTTTGCAGACCTTTGCTGACACCTTCGTATCTGGGTTGCTTTTGTCCTGTTATATTGGTTGGCATacagaggcagaggagaacaTTGACcaaagcggagaaacgcaAGTTCTGGTCGAGGGCGATTATTAGTCATAGGATGTTGGATACAGTTTATATTCTCAGAACGCAGTCGTATGAGGAAAACGCTCTTCGTTTTGTTGCCCCGTCTACTAGGAGGACAATATATCTACTAGGACAATATACGCTCTTGGCGCATCATGCTCATATTATGAACACATCGATAGGTGTATCTGCGTACCGCACGGTTGTGAGCTGCCGACCGTTTGTGGTCTGCCGGAGCCAGTCAATCAGTTTATGGAACGGCTTTGTTCTACTGCAGTGTCAAGCGCTGGGATTGTATGTGTTTACAAAGGATGTTTCGAAGCCCAGCGCGCGCctacatgtatatctatctatgtaaATAGCTGGTGAAGACATTGGGCGATTGTGGATTGCGTAGATTATCAGTTATTTGCCTTCCCAGTCAGGTAGGGGTATACGGTCAGTGACATATCCTGTTTTGACGTCCTTCTGACTGTGATTTTCACGCCCGAAACGCAGCCGATCCTGGTAGTATGTATCAGCTTGGAACAGCAGTTCGGACGACAGCCAAACGACACTGCTGCACCAAATGAAGCCCTCGAAAGCAGATATTCAGTGTTGATTTGGAATAACGCAGAAAGTTGGTAGTGTGCGCGTCCCAGCTGAAA from Neospora caninum Liverpool complete genome, chromosome VIIb includes:
- a CDS encoding putative apical membrane antigen 1, giving the protein MICSIMGSWRRERPARPSDQQWITEWRQIGIVGVAILLVLVAESSLLATGINPKTRSGGSQTLSASTPQNPFQTPELKAFLERYNVTLHHQSGVNVDLGQDKEVDGKLYREAAGLCPVWGKYIQLHQPNRPPYKNNFLEDIPTEAEYQKSGNPLPGGFNMNFVTPAGQRISPYPMELLEKSSKIKASTELGKCAEFAYKTTAMDKSNQATQYRYPFVYDSKRRLCYILSVSMQRMEGSKYCSTNDDPVNLTWYCFEPQKSPTANHNLIFGSAYVGKDPDAFLTKCPNQALKGYRFGHWTNGRCHDYTELADSWIEAVDSKAQCWVKTFTNDEVASDQPRTYPLTSQHSWNDWWPVHEKDQPHSGGDGRNYGFFYFDSNGKGKCALSHKAPDCLVSDSKAVSYTALGSLSEETPDIIIPSNPSVNPSTPDEALQCRSSEFPETFGSCDVQACKRQKTSCVGGQIQSTSVDCTAEEQNDCGSNTALIAGMAIGGVLIMGLLAGSGYYYSKRLNTNQGVPAVDHDHEFQTQRNAQKKRPSDLMQEAEPSFWDEAEENIDQSGETQVLVEGDY